The sequence ACGCATCGAGGGCATGCTCTCGGTCAACGCCATCACCGGCGCCGTCTGGTACCACAACTGGCACGGTGACTTCCAAGAGATGTCCGAGGGCTCGTAGCCAACCAAGCATGTTGGCCTGCCACGACCTGGGCGCCCACGAGGGCGCCTCGCGGCCCAATGTGTAATCATATGCGCATGCGTGCATATGATGCTGCGGATGAAGGGCAGCCTGGCGACGAGCAGATCGACCTCGCAGTCGAGGTCTTCCGCATGCTCGCCGACCCGACACGGGTCCGGATCCTGTGGGCCGTACTCGCTGAGGAGCGGTCGGTAAACGAGATCGTGGAGATCCTCGGCAAGCCGCAGAGCGCGGTCTCCCAGCACCTTGCCAAGCTGCGGTTGGCCCGGCTCGTCCTTCCCCGCAAGCAGGGAGCCCAGGTCTTCTACCGGGTTGCCAACGATCACGTCCGGCAGCTCGTTGCCGACGCTCTGTATCACGCCGAGCACGCCGGTCCCGGGGTCCCTGCCCACCACCGCGGAGACGTCGTCGACCTCAAGGACGCTCGATGACCCACGAACTCCCTCCCCACGAGCACGAGCCGGATCCCGAGGTCACCGAGGCGCTCCGAGCCCACGAGGCTGCGCATCGCGCCGAGCACGGTCACGGGCATGGTCACGGTCACGGGCATGAGGACGGGCCCCGTGGTGCGCTCCGGCGGTTCCTCGCAGAGACGTTCCGGCCGCACAGTCACGACAGCGCTGACTCAGTGGACTCCGCGCTGGAATCCAGCACGCTGGGCATCCGAGCTGTCAAGGTTAGCCTGCTGGTGCTCTTGGTGACCGCCTTCGCGCAGGCGGTGATCGTCGTGCTGACCGGGTCGGTCGCGCTGCTCGCCGACACCATTCACAACTTTTCCGACGCCCTGACCGCCATCCCGCTGTGGATCGCCTTCGTCCTCGGTCGCCGACGCCCGACCTCGTCGTACACCTACGGTTATGGACGCGCCGAGGACCTTGCTGGGATCTTCATCGTCGCGATGATTGTCCTGTCCGCGGGGATCGCCGGGTACGAGTCGCTGCGCAAGCTGCTCGACCCTCAGCCCCTCTCATACCCGTGGGTCGTGGTCGCGGCCGGACTGATCGGCTTTGCAGGCAACGAGCTCGTCGCGCTCTACCGGATCCGGGTCGGCCGACAGATCGGCTCCGCGGCCCTGGTCGCCGACGGCCTGCATGCCCGCACCGACGGCTTCACCTCCCTGGCTGTCGTTCTCGGCGCAATCGGGGTGCTGCTCGGCTTCCCCCTCGCAGACCCCATCGTGGGACTTCTCATCACGATCGCGATCCTGCTGGTGCTGCGCGACGCTGCCCGTGACGTCTACCGGCGGCTCATGGACGCCGTAGATCCCGAGCTCACCGCGACCGCCGAGACAACCCTCCGGCGCACCGACGGGGTCCGCGGCATCGAGCAGGTCCGGCTTCGCTGGATCGGGCACCGGCTCCGTGCTGAGGCCGGCATCGTCGTTGACAGCACGCTCGATATCGTCGCCGCGCACGCGATCGCCACCGACGCCCATCACCGGCTCCTTCACGCGATCCCGAAACTCGTCGGCGCGACCGTGCACACCAGCCCCAGCGACGAGAACGGCGACCCGCATCAGGTGCTCGCCCATCACCACGTGTCGGCGCGCAACTGAACACCGGCGCCCGAGTAGGGGCATGCCTGTTAAACATGAAGGCCGCCCACCATTCGCGATCCTTGCCGCGCCGCCGTTGTTCTCGCACTGGCCAGCGCGTCACGGCAATCGGAAGGCCGTCTAAAACGCTGTGAATGGCTGACACCTGCCGGTGTTGAGTCGCACCGAGATTTGGACCCGGTCGGTGCGAGACTGTCGATATGACGGGCGGCGACG comes from Nocardioides piscis and encodes:
- a CDS encoding cation diffusion facilitator family transporter; translated protein: MTHELPPHEHEPDPEVTEALRAHEAAHRAEHGHGHGHGHGHEDGPRGALRRFLAETFRPHSHDSADSVDSALESSTLGIRAVKVSLLVLLVTAFAQAVIVVLTGSVALLADTIHNFSDALTAIPLWIAFVLGRRRPTSSYTYGYGRAEDLAGIFIVAMIVLSAGIAGYESLRKLLDPQPLSYPWVVVAAGLIGFAGNELVALYRIRVGRQIGSAALVADGLHARTDGFTSLAVVLGAIGVLLGFPLADPIVGLLITIAILLVLRDAARDVYRRLMDAVDPELTATAETTLRRTDGVRGIEQVRLRWIGHRLRAEAGIVVDSTLDIVAAHAIATDAHHRLLHAIPKLVGATVHTSPSDENGDPHQVLAHHHVSARN
- a CDS encoding ArsR/SmtB family transcription factor, whose amino-acid sequence is MRAYDAADEGQPGDEQIDLAVEVFRMLADPTRVRILWAVLAEERSVNEIVEILGKPQSAVSQHLAKLRLARLVLPRKQGAQVFYRVANDHVRQLVADALYHAEHAGPGVPAHHRGDVVDLKDAR